A single region of the Garra rufa chromosome 6, GarRuf1.0, whole genome shotgun sequence genome encodes:
- the LOC141337531 gene encoding prostaglandin D2 receptor 2 — protein MTSSFPPNSTLNLSSPSELHCPLLQTMISNTLNKDKGVNLAVVSIHGVVSALGILENGLVLWVLGFRLRRKTVAAVWVLNLALSDFLTTLTLPLFTHYLLKNHSWELGSPLCAAQASIFFLNMFVSAFLLAVISLDRCLLVTKPVWTQNHRTVSAAWKICGLGWAWATINAFPYFMFRSVVEKQDRRKLCYHNFALYSSSDTLHTDCKVRQAATAVSKVLLTFVVPLAIIAVSYTTILLHLRARRKRLESRRLGVSNGKQKSLKFFRSLSSSGEQNGARLSQSFMKMVVSVIATFILCWVPYHVFCLLEVTAQYKTEIVDLVEVSLPVATTLVFLNSVLNPIIYTFSCPNFSTRIRQSLEALFEGLVEEAGPLVRVTERMRKNSFFPSSPSSPSSPSVSRIQRGSQGFINLFDFKSSPNDEGERDDKM, from the coding sequence ATGACTTCCTCATTCCCTCCTAATTCCACCCTCAACCTATCATCCCCCTCAGAGCTCCACTGCCCCCTTTTGCAGACAATGATCTCTAACACCTTAAACAAAGACAAAGGTGTGAACTTGGCAGTGGTGAGCATCCACGGTGTGGTATCCGCTCTTGGCATCCTGGAAAACGGACTGGTGCTGTGGGTGCTTGGTTTCCGTCTACGTCGCAAGACGGTTGCTGCAGTATGGGTTCTCAATCTGGCACTGTCGGACTTCCTAACCACGCTCACCTTGCCGCTTTTCACTCACTATCTATTGAAGAACCACAGCTGGGAGTTGGGCAGCCCTTTGTGTGCAGCCCAGGCCTCCATTTTTTTCCTCAACATGTTTGTTTCTGCCTTTCTACTGGCTGTGATATCACTGGACCGTTGTTTGTTGGTGACTAAGCCGGTTTGGACTCAGAACCACCGCACTGTCTCAGCAGCATGGAAGATTTGTGGTCTAGGTTGGGCTTGGGCAACGATTAATGCATTTCCGTATTTCATGTTCCGCTCCGTTGTGGAAAAGCAGGATCGCCGCAAACTCTGCTATCACAATTTTGCACTCTATTCCTCCTCAGACACGCTGCACACAGACTGTAAGGTGCGTCAGGCAGCAACTGCTGTGTCTAAAGTCTTGCTGACGTTTGTCGTACCACTGGCCATCATCGCCGTCAGTTACACTACCATTCTTCTACACCTGCGAGCTCGCAGAAAGAGGCTTGAGAGTCGACGGCTGGGTGTAAGCAATGGCAAACAGAAATCCTTGAAGTTCTTCCGCAGCCTGTCTTCATCAGGTGAACAAAATGGTGCTCGACTCtcgcaaagtttcatgaagatggTTGTCtctgtaattgcaacttttattCTCTGCTGGGTGCCCTACCATGTCTTCTGCTTGCTAGAGGTGACGGCTCAGTACAAGACAGAGATCGTGGATCTTGTAGAGGTGTCCTTACCTGTCGCGACAACGTTGGTCTTCCTGAACTCTGTGTTGAACCCGATTATCTACACTTTTAGCTGTCCAAACTTCTCCACGCGAATCCGCCAAAGTTTAGAAGCACTTTTTGAGGGGCTTGTAGAGGAAGCTGGACCCTTAGTACGGGTTACAGAAAGGATGAGGAAAAATTCATTCTTCCCCTCTTCACCCAGCTCACCCAGCTCTCCCAGCGTCAGCCGCATCCAGCGCGGCTCACAGGGTTTCATCAATCTCTTTGACTTTAAAAGCAGTCCCAACGatgagggagagagagatgaCAAAATGTGA